In the Juglans microcarpa x Juglans regia isolate MS1-56 chromosome 6D, Jm3101_v1.0, whole genome shotgun sequence genome, one interval contains:
- the LOC121268848 gene encoding uncharacterized protein LOC121268848, which produces MGSESPQRTACCFCFSTKKNDLQKSSSKGGAGTNMEDRDWEQKDEILSDLSTFSVDEQERRMKKALKEEERVSREAERVVQWVKQESARMDASVINAVLSKNERKSIE; this is translated from the coding sequence ATGGGGTCAGAGTCTCCCCAAAGAACAGCATGTTGCTTTTGTTTCTCCACCAAGAAGAATGATCTGCAGAAGAGCAGCAGCAAAGGGGGTGCAGGAACAAACATGGAGGACAGAGACTGGGAACAGAAGGATGAGATTTTATCTGATTTAAGCACCTTCTCTGTTGACGAACAAgaaaggaggatgaagaaggcattgaaggaggaggagagggtTAGTAGGGAGGCTGAGAGGGTTGTTCAATGGGTGAAGCAAGAATCAGCAAGAATGGATGCTTCAGTGATCAACGCTGTACTGAGCAAGAATGAACGAAAATCAATCGAGTAA